The genomic interval GCGAGATAGGCGCCCCAGCCGATGGGTGTCAGGCCGAAGGCGTAGTTGACCGGCGTGTGCGGCATGATCGGCAACAGCCGCATGGCGACGACCGCCCGCCAGCCGCCGCGCTGGATATGCTGCATCAGGCGGGCGAGCCAGGGCCGCGAATGGGAGCCCAAAACGCCGGCACCGAGATAGCGGCTGATGGCGAAACCGGTAGCCGAGCCGGCCATGCTGCCCAATGTCGACAGCAGGAGGCCCCACCACAAGCCGAAGATGAGGCCGGCAGCGACCGCCATCGCCAAGCGCGGCACGAACAGCAGGCTGGCCACGATGTGGAGCCCCACATAAGCGGCGGGCGCCCAGGGATGGTTTGCCAAGAGGGCGAGGATGGCATCGGGGTTGATGCGGGCGCGCTCGAGATAGACGACCACCATGCCGGCGCCGATGAGCGCGGTTGCCAGCACGCGGAGCGCCAGGGTGCGGCCGGCGATCGGCATCCCAGCCTCTGTCTGGTGCGACTTGCCGTTCATGGCCGCCTCATAGCACAGGGACGGCGCTCCCGCCCGTTTGTCTTTAGGGCGACCGCTTCCCATATGTCTCCATCGAGGAGCCCATGGACAGTCCCGTACTCAGCCTTCTCGGCGATGAGTCTGCCAACAGTCTCGCCGCCGCTACATCCGCTTCCACCGGCCAAGTCGACGATCAGGACTCGCTCGACGCCTATTCCCGGACGGTGAGCGGCGTGGCTGAGAGCATGGCCGCCGCGGCGATCGGCATCCGCGTGCGCAAGCGGACCAAGCAAAGCCAGGGTGCGGCCGCCCATGCGCTGG from Pseudomonadota bacterium carries:
- a CDS encoding TVP38/TMEM64 family protein; protein product: MNGKSHQTEAGMPIAGRTLALRVLATALIGAGMVVVYLERARINPDAILALLANHPWAPAAYVGLHIVASLLFVPRLAMAVAAGLIFGLWWGLLLSTLGSMAGSATGFAISRYLGAGVLGSHSRPWLARLMQHIQRGGWRAVVAMRLLPIMPHTPVNYAFGLTPIGWGAYLAGTFIGFVPSTVVAVSAGATGGRALGGSDWLEPTLIGLAALLVSLALPKLMHLRRGGAE